In Candidatus Electrothrix scaldis, the genomic window TGCCAATAATTTCTCCCTGATGCATATGCGGATACCGGGATATCTGGTAATTCTGGCAATGCTTGCAGGAAAAATTACACCCTATCGTAGAGATAGAAGCGGAACGAGAGGAGGGAAGAAAATGGTAAAAGGGCTTTTTCTCGATAGGATCGATATTCTCTGCCACCACCCTGCCATACACAAGGGAAACCAACAAACCATCCTGATTTTCCCGTACCTCACAAAGGCCTCTTCTACCCGGTTTGATGCGGCAACGATGATGGCAGAGCGCGCAGGACACAGTAAGATCTTCTTCTCGGTTATACAAACGGGCCTCTTTCATGGACAGACCTTCCTCATCAAAGGTATTAACGGTTGCAGGACAAGAGAGAACTGCGTATAACAAAAGAATAAAAGAATATTTCCATTTTGCCAAGCTGGATCAGAGAGAATCGGAAAGAAAAATGATCAAGATAATTTCAGGGGGCCAGACAGGCGCGGATCAGGGGGCTCTGGATGCTGCTATCCAACGCGGCATCCCCTATGGTGGCTGGCTCCCCAAGGGAAGAGCAACCGAAGAAGGACCTTTGGGGCGAGAGTACAGGCTTCAGGAACTGGACTCCCACCGCTACCGGGACCGTACCGAAAAAAATGTAAAGGACAGTGACGGCACCCTGATCGTCTCTTACGGTCCGCTCACAGGTGGTTCCGCCCTCACCGAGGCCTTGGCTATTCGCCATGATCGCCCCTGTCTCCACCTCAACATGGACTACTTCACCCTGGATGATGCGGTCAAAACCGTTGACAAGTGGCTCCAGAAACACGCCATCAATATCCTCAACGTTGCTGGTCCACGTGCCAGCAGTGACGAACGGATCTACGAGACCGTCCGGGGAATCGTCCTTGCTCTCAACCTGGAAGCAGACTAAGGGCCGCTCCTGTTACTCGTTCTCCCCCGTCAACAGCATTCTACTTGTCCCCTACCTATTCTCACGAGCAGTATGCCAGGCCAAAGCCGAGCGAATAATGGTCTCGATAGCAGAGCACTGGGGACGCCAACCCAGGAGTTTCTCAGCTTTATCTGCTGAGGCGATCAGGGTAGGTGGATCACCTGGTCGCCGTGGCCCCAGCTTAACCGGCACCTTGCGCCCGGACAACTCCTCTACAGCCTGAATAATACGCTGCACCGAGGTACCAGTGCCCGTGCCCAGATTAACAGCTAAGGACTTCTTTTCTTTTTCCAAAAATTCCAGGGCCCGGACATGGGCATCTGCCAGGTCGGCAACATGGATATAATCACGGATGGCCGTGCCGTCTGGAGTATCGTAATCTGTGCCAAAGATCTCAATGGCTGAACGACGCCCTAAAGCGGCCTGAATAACCAGGGGGACCAGATGGGTTTCAGGATCATGCTCCTCGCCTACATGCCCCTCTAAGTCAGCACCGGCAGCATTAAAATAACGCAGAGAAATTGAAGCAAGTTCGTAGGCCGAGCTGTAATCCTCCAGGATCTGCTCAATCATCAATTTGCTCCGGCCATAGGGATTGATAGGCTGCTGCGGATGTGCCTCGGTCAAAGGCAGGGTCTGGGGATTACCATAGGTCGCACAGGTACTGGAAAAGATAAGTTGCTGACAATCATATCGACGCATCACCTCAAGCAGAGCCAAGGTACCAGCAACATTATTTTGATAATATTTTTCCGGCTGCTGGACAGACTCCCCCACATAGGCAAAAGCAGCAAAATGGATCACCGCCTCAGGCTGATGCTCGGCAAAGACCTTATCCAAAAGGGCTGTGTCAGCGATATCCCCCTGGATAAAGGGCCCCCATTGCACGGCCCAGCTATGTCCATAGACCAAATTATCATAGGTAATGGGGAGGTAGCCCCGCTGAGCAAGGAGCTTACAGGTATGGCTACCGATATAACCAGCACCACCAGTTACCAGAATTTTTTTCATAGCAAAGAGGGAAGGAGAAACTGAACATTACCCGCAACACCCTTGAACAATCGTAAATAATAACGGTGCTCATTCTTGTCCCTGGATAGGGCGTGCATTTTCTTGAGATGCAAGATAGCAGAAATCCCGCAGCATCTCAACGCAAGAGCAAAAATACGGGCCAGATTTCCTCTACCCTTCCAGGTCCTTCTGTACCTGCTCCAATTTCTCCTTTTGCTCAGGCTGCAAAATTCTGCCCACGATCAGGCGTTCCTCAGCCATCTGCAAAATCATTTTCTCTCTGACCCCGGCTTTTGTCCTGGTTAGGATCTTCACAGCCCGCTCATTGATCACATCAGCAGCCAAAATCCGGTATAATTTTTGGTCAATCTCTTCCATCTTCGCCCATAAGTCTGTTCTTTTTTTCCGGGCCTCCTCATCGGCTTCCTGGATCTCTTTCACCTGCTCCGGTGTCAATTCCAGGCTGGCAACTATATTCTTATCCTGCCAAATAGCCAAGACAGATAACTGCTTCTCGGATTCGGCGTAAGCTGTTCCAGCAATGCTGAAAAAGAAAAACAGCAAGAGCAATAACGCAATGACTCTTCTTCCTTTTTTGAGAGTATATACTGTTTTCATACTATTCTCTTTACGGCCTTCTCTTGATCACAGGGAAATGATATCTTCACTTGGCCCTTACAATACTCAATGAATGTAAAGATTTTTTTTTCATCAGAATGTAAATTGTAAAGGCTTTGTAAAAGTGATTGCCGGAAGCCCCCCTGGGCAGCAAGAATAAAAAGAGGACGAGCCAAGGATACCGCAAAATGAAGATACTTATGATTGATGACGACCGGAAACTTTGCCGTTTAGTTAGCGATTATCTGGAGCCTATGGGCTATGAAGTGGAAGCAGCCCATAACGGCACCCAAGGCCTGGAGATGATCAGGGCGGGGGAATATCATGCTGCCATCCTGGATGTTATGATGCCGGAGATGGATGGTTTTGAGGTATTGAAGCAGCTACGACAGGAATCTGATATCCCGGTACTGATGCTCAGTGCCCGGGGAGATGAAACAGACAGGATTGTGGGCCTGGAAATGGGCGCAGATGATTATCTGCCCAAGACCTTTTCCTCCCGGGAATTGCTTGCCCGCCTGCGGGCAGTGACCCGCCGCTACCAAAAGGTTGAAGAGCTTTCCAAGGCTGCGCCCGAGGACTCCACAGATAAGGACATCCTCTGTTTTGCCGACCTGCGCATTGAACAGGGCTCACGGACCGTTCAACTCAACGAGCAACTCCTCAACCTGACCCCGGTGGAATACGACCTCCTGGTCACGTTGGCCCATTCTGCGGGTCGGGTCCTGAATCGTGACCAGCTCCTTGATGCTGTTGCCGGACGAAACTATGAGGTTTTTGACCGCTCAGTGGATGTCCACATTTCCTCCTTGCGGAAAAAACTCGGGGAGAACCCGCGAACGCCCCGTTTTATACGTACAATCCGAACCGCCGGATACATGTTCCAATTACCGGATAAAAAAGAATGATTAAGCTGAACTCCACCCTCTTTACCAAGATTCTGTCTTGGTTTTTTCTCAATATGCTGCTTGTGCTGGCAGCACTCACGCTATTTTTTGCCTTTCAGCCCCAGTTTCATTTGCAAGAACTTTTTGGTCAGCAGGGCTCGGATCGCCTGCGCGTCGCAGGCATGCTGATCTCCCATGACCTCAATCAGGCCAAAGAAGAGGAATGGCCTGACATCCTTGCCCGTCACGGTTCAATAAACGGCGTCAACTTTGTCGTTATCCTTCGAGACGGGACCCTTATTTCCTCTACCCTGAAAAGCCTGCCCAAGGAGATTGAACGCAGGACCCAAGAGGCCTTGCACCACCGTGGATCTGGCTCCTGGCGAGAACGTCTCCTGCGCAGAAATGCCGAGCTAAGTAAAAACTGCTCCAACGACGAAATAAAAAATTGTCCTAAGAATTTCCTGCCCCCTCAATGGCACGGCAAGAGACCGCATCTGTTCATCCACACCAAGGATCCAAGCCAGTACTGGTTCGGAACCAAAATTCCCATATTCTTTGCCCCAGACAAGCGACCCGTATTCGGTGTGCTGTTGGCATACTCTGATTCCATCACCGGCAATGGTTTTTTCTTTGACCCCTTGCCCTGGATGGTTGTTGTCGCTGCGGTGCTGCTGATCACGATTCTACTCTGGATTCCCCTGGTACGTCATATCACCAAACCGCTGGTCCGCATGACCCAGGCTACCGAGGAAATCGCCAAGGGCAACTTCAACGTCTCTATCAATGAGCCACGGGCCGATGAGATCGGTCGACTGGCAACGAGCATTAATCACATGACCACCCGCCTGGATGAGTTTGTCAAAGGCCAGAAGCGTTTTCTCGGCGATGCCGCCCATGAGCTCGGCTCTCCGGTAGCACGGATTCAGTTCGGCCTGGGCGTGCTGGAACAGCGCCTGGAAGGTGGAAATCAGGAGCGGGTGCAGGATGTAATGGAGGATGTGGAGGAGATGTCCAAGCTGATCCGTGAGCTCCTGGCCTTTTCCCGGGCAGAGATGAACTCTGATGCGGTTGAGCTGGAGGAGATTCTTCTGCTGCCCGTGGTGGAAGCAGCGGTACGGCGGGAAATAACACCTGCGGTCCAGATTGATGTCCAGGTTGATCCAGAGCTTTCCGCCCTTGCTTCGGCTGACCTGATGACCCGCGCGGTGGCGAATCTGCTCCGTAATGCGGTGAAGTATGCTGGCGATGCCGGACCAATTACGGTGACGGCCCAGAAAGAGGATGAGCAGGCCATTCTCATGGTCAAGGATTCCGGGCCAGGGGTGGCAGAGGAATATCTTGATCGCCTCTTTGATCCCTTCTTCCGGCCCGAGCCCTCCCGTGACCGGGATTCCGGCGGGGTGGGCCTGGGCATGGCTATCGTTAAGACCTGCGTCTCTGCCTGTCAGGGGACTGTTTCGGCCCGCAACCGGGAGCCGAAGGGCTTTGCGGTGACGATTAGTTTGAATAGCTGATACCCGGACCTCAATCTTCGGGCATAGAAGCGAAGAGAAATCATCCAAGATTTTGATACACGTCCTTTCTGTGCCCTATTTTCACGATCAGAATAACCAGACGCTCTTCCTCTATGGTGTAGATTATTCGGTAGTTGCCGGATCGAACTTTATGAAAGGGATTACTCCCCTTCATCTTGGTGTGATCGGGATTCGGCAAATTTTCCGCCAGTCCCTCTATCTTCTTCTTGATGCGCACTAAGTCACGTTTCGGAAAACGCTTCAGGGACTTGAGAACCGCCGGACGAAATTCTATATCGTAACGCATTCCCTACAGCCCAAGCTCTTTCCAAACCTCCTGAGCAGGAATATTTTCTGCCGGATCTGCAAGGGCTTTTTCCGCATCTTCAATGTCCATACGTTCTTCCAGCTGACGGAGCAGTTCAAACTCCCGCATAGAAATCAAGGCCGCGATTTCCTGGCCTCTTCGTGTCAAGACAACGGGTTCTGAACCGTAAGCCACCCTATTGACAATATCAGCAAATTTTTTTCTAGCATCCGCTGTTGAGATAGTCGTATTCATGTATACTCTCCTGTTAAGGTTATGTACAAATTGTACATAAAGTACATGTAAAAATCAACTTACTCGGAAAATCCAGGCAAAAAAACATTAACTCAATTAATTCCGCAATATCAATTCTATCTATTTTTCTATTGACATATAAAAATATACTTCGTAGATTCAATATGTTCTTCAGCTTATTTACCTATATTTTTCTTTGCATTGGCAAGAAACTATGAATTCTTTAATAGGGTTTTATCATCACGCTGCGAAGCTCCGTTTGGCAATCATCACAGCGCACATTCATTCATTGTAAGTAGCTAGCGCTCTGTAAAAGTTAAAGTTTAGGGTTGACCGTCTCCGTAATTGTTTATTTTTTCGATTTGGTCTTGAGATCGTAACCCTAAAATTTAGTCATGACTTAGCACTAGTCTCCCACTTAACACCTCTCGGTAATCAACCCAAAAAACACTCTCTATTATTCACATGGAATGGCTTATTGAAAACCTGAGGTATTTTATAGATCACCCTGAGGTAACTTGGAGCGGAGCAGGAGTGACCGCTGCTACTATCTCATTTTTATTTATAAAAAATTTTTTCTCTTTCTTTGCAGGCAAAAAAAAATCCTTTTCTACCGATAGTACCCCACAGATTAATATAATAACCTCTACTCACCAAAAAGATAAGGCAGAGAAAAAACAATCATTTAAAAGCACATCGAACAATTTTAAGCTATATGGAATTCTTGTCATAACTATCGGAATTGCAATTTTAATCATTTTTCCGAGGTACGCATCTCATGCCAAAGAGTTACATAAAGCCATTGGATTATTCAACCTCTTTGCATTTTTTTTGGGCATTATAATTTTCACCTTATCCCACAGAGAAAGCCATTCTTCTTTATTAAAATCTCGTGAATTATTCATCTTACAAAAATATTCGGCCAGCCGCTTGGTCATATTATTTCTTTGCTCTAGCTTGTTACTTTATGCCCACATAAGATTTAATACGCAACTTATAGAAATAGCCCAACAAAATACATTCCTATCGTTTCTTGATAAATATTTAAGTGGCTATGGCGTTAGATTTATAACAATCCACATTTTTGGCTTTGTGATTATATGTTCTTTAAGCATAATTTCCTTCATAGCATTACTCTATTATTTATTTGCATTACTGAGCTTAAAAGACAAAAATAGCAACAGATTGATATTTTTTGATTTTTTTACAGAAATTACAGAACCTTTTTCTGGAAAATCCTTTTTCTTTGTTTCATTAGTACTTTTATTTTCTTTTACATATCTATGGATTTCAACCCCATACAAACGTAATGTTATCGAGAAGAAAGAAAATACTACTAAACAATTCAACGTGATCTTTTAGAGGCTACCAACTTAAGGC contains:
- a CDS encoding putative molybdenum carrier protein, with product MIKIISGGQTGADQGALDAAIQRGIPYGGWLPKGRATEEGPLGREYRLQELDSHRYRDRTEKNVKDSDGTLIVSYGPLTGGSALTEALAIRHDRPCLHLNMDYFTLDDAVKTVDKWLQKHAINILNVAGPRASSDERIYETVRGIVLALNLEAD
- the galE gene encoding UDP-glucose 4-epimerase GalE, producing the protein MKKILVTGGAGYIGSHTCKLLAQRGYLPITYDNLVYGHSWAVQWGPFIQGDIADTALLDKVFAEHQPEAVIHFAAFAYVGESVQQPEKYYQNNVAGTLALLEVMRRYDCQQLIFSSTCATYGNPQTLPLTEAHPQQPINPYGRSKLMIEQILEDYSSAYELASISLRYFNAAGADLEGHVGEEHDPETHLVPLVIQAALGRRSAIEIFGTDYDTPDGTAIRDYIHVADLADAHVRALEFLEKEKKSLAVNLGTGTGTSVQRIIQAVEELSGRKVPVKLGPRRPGDPPTLIASADKAEKLLGWRPQCSAIETIIRSALAWHTARENR
- a CDS encoding Spy/CpxP family protein refolding chaperone, producing MKTVYTLKKGRRVIALLLLLFFFFSIAGTAYAESEKQLSVLAIWQDKNIVASLELTPEQVKEIQEADEEARKKRTDLWAKMEEIDQKLYRILAADVINERAVKILTRTKAGVREKMILQMAEERLIVGRILQPEQKEKLEQVQKDLEG
- a CDS encoding response regulator transcription factor; translated protein: MKILMIDDDRKLCRLVSDYLEPMGYEVEAAHNGTQGLEMIRAGEYHAAILDVMMPEMDGFEVLKQLRQESDIPVLMLSARGDETDRIVGLEMGADDYLPKTFSSRELLARLRAVTRRYQKVEELSKAAPEDSTDKDILCFADLRIEQGSRTVQLNEQLLNLTPVEYDLLVTLAHSAGRVLNRDQLLDAVAGRNYEVFDRSVDVHISSLRKKLGENPRTPRFIRTIRTAGYMFQLPDKKE
- a CDS encoding HAMP domain-containing sensor histidine kinase — encoded protein: MIKLNSTLFTKILSWFFLNMLLVLAALTLFFAFQPQFHLQELFGQQGSDRLRVAGMLISHDLNQAKEEEWPDILARHGSINGVNFVVILRDGTLISSTLKSLPKEIERRTQEALHHRGSGSWRERLLRRNAELSKNCSNDEIKNCPKNFLPPQWHGKRPHLFIHTKDPSQYWFGTKIPIFFAPDKRPVFGVLLAYSDSITGNGFFFDPLPWMVVVAAVLLITILLWIPLVRHITKPLVRMTQATEEIAKGNFNVSINEPRADEIGRLATSINHMTTRLDEFVKGQKRFLGDAAHELGSPVARIQFGLGVLEQRLEGGNQERVQDVMEDVEEMSKLIRELLAFSRAEMNSDAVELEEILLLPVVEAAVRREITPAVQIDVQVDPELSALASADLMTRAVANLLRNAVKYAGDAGPITVTAQKEDEQAILMVKDSGPGVAEEYLDRLFDPFFRPEPSRDRDSGGVGLGMAIVKTCVSACQGTVSARNREPKGFAVTISLNS
- a CDS encoding type II toxin-antitoxin system RelE/ParE family toxin codes for the protein MRYDIEFRPAVLKSLKRFPKRDLVRIKKKIEGLAENLPNPDHTKMKGSNPFHKVRSGNYRIIYTIEEERLVILIVKIGHRKDVYQNLG
- a CDS encoding type II toxin-antitoxin system Phd/YefM family antitoxin, encoding MNTTISTADARKKFADIVNRVAYGSEPVVLTRRGQEIAALISMREFELLRQLEERMDIEDAEKALADPAENIPAQEVWKELGL